Proteins encoded in a region of the Sphingomonas sp. HMP9 genome:
- the trpS gene encoding tryptophan--tRNA ligase — translation MRPPSQRVVSGIKPTGNLHLGNYLGAVKQWVTLQDDVAAQGGESIFFIADLHAPTEWIAPAELSAHTIEVAATMIAAGIDPAKSILFNQARVPAHSEMAWLLNTVARVGWLNRMTQFKDKAGKNREGASVGLYDYPVLMAADVLLYNATHVPVGEDQKQHLELARDIATKFNGDYGVDLFTLPAPLISKAAPRIMSLRDASAKMSKSNPSEQSVVKLIDSDDIIADKFRKAKTDPDLLPATADELGDRAEARNLLTIYAALADTDVASVLGEFGGKGFGAFKPALADLAVAKLGPIRDEMVRLLDDRSAVTAMLQAGAEKARGLAAPVLKQTQDAMGLQV, via the coding sequence ATGCGCCCCCCCTCGCAACGGGTTGTCTCCGGCATCAAGCCCACCGGTAATCTCCATCTCGGCAATTACCTGGGAGCGGTGAAGCAGTGGGTGACGCTGCAGGACGACGTCGCGGCGCAGGGTGGGGAATCGATATTCTTCATCGCCGACCTGCACGCGCCGACCGAATGGATCGCGCCGGCCGAGCTGTCCGCGCACACGATCGAGGTTGCCGCCACGATGATCGCGGCGGGCATCGATCCGGCCAAGTCGATCCTGTTCAACCAGGCGCGCGTACCTGCGCACAGCGAAATGGCGTGGCTACTCAACACCGTCGCGCGCGTCGGCTGGCTGAACCGCATGACGCAGTTCAAGGACAAGGCGGGCAAGAACCGTGAGGGCGCAAGCGTCGGGCTGTACGATTACCCGGTGCTGATGGCCGCCGACGTGCTGCTCTACAACGCGACTCACGTGCCGGTCGGCGAGGACCAGAAGCAGCATCTCGAGTTGGCGCGCGATATCGCAACCAAGTTCAACGGCGACTACGGGGTGGACCTGTTCACGCTGCCTGCCCCGCTGATCAGCAAGGCGGCGCCGCGGATCATGTCGTTGCGCGATGCGAGCGCTAAGATGTCGAAGTCGAACCCCTCCGAGCAGTCGGTGGTCAAGCTGATCGACAGCGACGACATCATTGCCGACAAGTTCCGCAAGGCGAAGACCGATCCCGACCTGTTGCCAGCCACCGCCGACGAACTCGGTGACCGCGCGGAAGCACGCAACTTGCTAACGATATACGCGGCGCTGGCGGATACGGACGTGGCGAGCGTGCTCGGCGAGTTCGGCGGCAAGGGGTTCGGTGCGTTCAAGCCGGCACTGGCCGATCTGGCGGTGGCCAAGCTCGGTCCGATCCGCGACGAGATGGTGCGCCTGCTCGACGATCGCTCCGCGGTAACCGCGATGTTGCAGGCCGGCGCCGAGAAAGCGCGTGGGCTGGCGGCGCCGGTGTTGAAGCAGACGCAGGACGCGATGGGGTTGCAGGTCTGA